TCTATGTTGTGAGCCCTAGAGATATgtctttgttagaatatattctaaatatattttgaatataatattattgatttatataagttgaatatattctaacagtcTTTATGATCTCTATGTTGTGCATTTTGTTGTCAAGGCAGTAGTGTTAACACTCCAAGTTGTTTtacatttaaataatttatgggcATTACAATAAACACAAACGAACACATATTTGCTACAGGTGAACAgaaatatgaagaagaagagggagaaCTCATCAACTCAGTCCCACCGTTTAAAGAGATGAGGGACATTGTTTCAACAGACGACACTAATTATTGAAGTAGATTTTTGCATAGCCAGACCGGACGACAAGCTCCTGCAAAACAATACAGAAAGTCATTGAAAAGCCGCCAGCCTTTCAAGGATTAGGAAGCCTCCGATGCTCAAGTCAGTAAATGGTTacgagagagaaaaaaaaaaatgtaatggaGAAAGTTTTAGGGAAGAGTAGAATACGTGTTTTATGGGGTGGCCGCGACCTTTTTAATGTGTGGTTACCTAAAGGTGGTCTCTAGTAAAGTGCTTGATTATATGTCATGCAGCGGGCTTTTTAGCTTGTGTGAGTAGGCCTTCATACAAATTGGGCCTCAAGCTTTGGGCTTGATTGCAATAACTCTggaaataaatttatatttttcctttttaaaaaggCATATCTTGAGATTGTTCTTAACTACAGTAGCCTAATTGAACTTATTCTTAATTCTCCTTTGGAAAGCTGTATATTTAACTTTCCCTTGACTCTTGAGGAAAGGGTTGAGCCATTATTGTATTAGATGGAATCTTGGCAAAGTAACAAAAAActtgtaacatatatatatgtgtttgtCCGAGCACACAAGCAACGTATTTCTCCCATATTTAAAGCAACTTGTAATATTAAAGCCTAAACGGTAGCCACCTGTTATCCCCATTCCTCCACTCTTAACGCAATCACCATTTCAACCACCAACCCCCACTTTCTTGCACGTTTCAAACACTCAGGCCTTTCTTTCGGAAATTCTGATCAAAGCCCCATAAGGCTAATCAACCAGAATCAGCTAAATATTATATGCATGAAAGATGAAGGCGTCAGCTATGGCAGGGTGGGCATCGAACAACCAGAAGTTGAACTCTAAAGCTTTGGATGGGAACGAGATGGTGATGGGTCTTGAGGTTTCTCAAAAGCCTGGTGTTGACCTCATGCAGAACTGTGATCTGCCTCCGCCCACGAAGGTTTTTACGGGGTCAGATACGACGGTCGTATCGTCCATGAATAGGATACTTAGTGTGACGGGGAAAGAAGACGATAACGAAGAGTTTCACGTGTATATTAGCAGCAGCGAGAATGAGAAGTTGGAGCTTTTGAAGGCCTTGAGGTTGTCACAGACGCGGGCAAGAGAGGCAGAAAAGAAAGCGGCAACTCTGGTTAAAGAGAGGGATTGTGTTTCCAATGCTTTCCTACAGGAGGCAACGCAGTTGTTTGCTTATCGGCAGTGGGTGAGATTGCTTGAGCTTCAAGTTACAAAATTGCAATCACAGAAGCAGAAGGGTTGTGGCTATGGCGGATCAAATGGAGCGGAAGGATTGTTGAAAGAAGGGGATGGGGATGGGGGTGAGGATGGGAGTGGTGTAACATGGTTCATGGCTTTGGCATTTTGTCTGGGATTTGTTGGTGTAGGCTTTGTATTTGGTTGCAGACACttgttttgaattttcttttactttttcttttttcatttgtttctcaATTGTCATAGACATCAGCAAGGAGAAAATGGCTTTTATATTCAGGTTTTGTATGCGCGATGACATTTTGTTATTGTAGAGAAATTTCATTgtaacaagaagaagaagaagaagaagaagaagaagaagaagaagaagaagcacacACTCCCATAAGAATCCTGAAAACAGATGAAAACGAAGACAATCATCTAAAGACATTTACAGAAGAAGCATCTGCAGGATCCCATGCGGGTCATACTTGAATGAAAAATACTACTGATGGGGGATAAAAGGCATCCCCCGAACACATGCACAGAAGCAAGCATCCGCGGCAAACTTTATGGGCTACACATTAGTATATTTGACGTATTTACTTGCGGGATATATATACAAGGATAACTTAAGGCTATAGATTAGGTATAaggtaatattatatattaacacAGCAGAACTTCACATGATGGGCGGGTGTACAATCCTCAAGTGGTCATAGCAGTCATTACTGCTTTGAAAGAACTCCAAACATGCCCAGCATATGTGCCTCCCACACCTACACTCAACGTGGTTGCACCCATCAACTTTCTCAATCGTATACCCACATACAGGGCAGTTCTTCACATTTTCTTTGCCCTTGCACCACTCCTTTAGAGACGAATCCGGATCTTCCTTGAACTCCTTGTACCTCTCGCATGACATGTAAGGATGGCACTCTAAATGGCACCTAGTACAAGTCTCTGCATAACATGCCCCACAGAAAAATGGCTCACCAGCAGTCCCAGGACCTGCTACTCGATAAACCGAAGAACAGTCAGGAGATGGGCAAAACCTGTAAACCCCCCCACTCAATGCAACAAATGCTCCCACAGAAGCCCTGAAGAGTTCCTCCAACTTCTCACTCGACAAGAGAGACCTCAAATCCGTAACCAAAATAGGAGCCTGGCAGCTCTCACGGGCACAGCGTATAGGAAAACCATCCTGGTTCTTGATTGCAAACTCAAACTGCTCCACCAGACACAACTGACAGCACAAATGCCCACAGCGCTCAAGCCGGTAACCATCCTCAACCTCACACAAGCAAATGGGGCAAGCAGTTTCATTGTCAAACCTTTCAGCCGAACCAGACATCATATGTGCAATCTCATAAATAATCCCTTCTGCTTTTTGCTTTAACTCTTCATTACCATGAACAGAGATCACATGCCGACGAGTAACGAGAGTAAAGTCAGCCCCAGGTACCTTTGCTTTCAGCCCACGGAGGTCTGGCCCAAACTTATGCACCACTTCCTTCATTAGGTTAGGAGGCAGAACACCACCTCGGAGATGGATTTCAAGTTGCTTGCTTTCGTGAAGGGTCAAAAGGCGCTCGACCAATTTCTTCTGTGCCAACTCAACCTTCTCTAGAGAACCAAATACCCGTACATTAAGGCTATGTCTGTCGAAGATAATGAAGGTTCCCGTCTCTTGTTGCACCGACTTCTTAAGATTGATGCCATCTCTGGAAAATAGATACTGTATAATGATTGGGGTGAGGCCAGCATGATCCATAGTCTTCCCTCTCATAAGCTCTTCCACAGGCCTTCTCATCTCTGCAACAGTTTTTGTAGCATTTGCAGACATCTTCACTCGATAGGAACCGTTAGCTGTCCTGTCTAGAGTGCACTCTGCACCTGTGAAAAAGACCACTCACAACTGTTAGCACAGAAATCGCAGAACAAGATTGTGCTGACTTTATATGATTATGCTGCTAGCATACTCATCAAATCCTGAAAATTTTGGAACATcctaattatcaaaatttagtACTGTGATACATATTCACACAAGGGAAAAAATTAAGACAACAGCCCCTCTATTCATTTCACAGTCATTCAAAAGCTCTCACCAACCAAATTTAGAAGCTCCATGAAGCAAACTTACTTTATAGATTCtcactaaaagaaaaatactagtCCTTCCTGATTTGCTCCTCAACATTGAGACAAATATGAAGACGTACATTTATGTTTTTCTATCTCTAGAAATTCCAGTGGTACCCTGACCAAATTCAGAAACCGTTCGCAGAAAATTTATGTATTAGATCTATCTTAAGAAAATTATGAATCCTTCCAATTTTGGTCCTCAGCATTACGAAAATAAAAATACTGGAAAATTTTATTCATAAAGTCTAGGAAATTAGCGCAATGCTAACATAGAGAGATCATTGGTCAACATCACCTCCAGCTTAGCAGATATACATAACC
The Alnus glutinosa chromosome 14, dhAlnGlut1.1, whole genome shotgun sequence genome window above contains:
- the LOC133856813 gene encoding uncharacterized protein LOC133856813; this translates as MAGWASNNQKLNSKALDGNEMVMGLEVSQKPGVDLMQNCDLPPPTKVFTGSDTTVVSSMNRILSVTGKEDDNEEFHVYISSSENEKLELLKALRLSQTRAREAEKKAATLVKERDCVSNAFLQEATQLFAYRQWVRLLELQVTKLQSQKQKGCGYGGSNGAEGLLKEGDGDGGEDGSGVTWFMALAFCLGFVGVGFVFGCRHLF